A region of Lagenorhynchus albirostris chromosome 20, mLagAlb1.1, whole genome shotgun sequence DNA encodes the following proteins:
- the LOC132511425 gene encoding LYR motif-containing protein 4-like, protein MPLNRTQKMVKTIAASSHTRVLDMYQAMLRESKHFSADNYKTYTIRRIRDVFRENKNVKDPVKIQALMNKAKRDPGIIHRQVHIGQLYLTDKLVS, encoded by the exons atgccactgaaccgaacacaaaaaatggttaaaacg ATTGCAGCCTCCAGCCACACACGAGTGCTGGATATGTACCAGGCAATGCTGAGGGAGAGCAAGCACTTCAGTGCCGACAACTACAAAACTTACACCATCAGGAGGATAAGAGATGTcttcagagaaaataagaatGTAAAGGATCCTGTAAAAATTCAAGCCCTAATGAATAAAGCCAAAAGAGACCCTGGGATAATCCATAGACAGGTCCACATTGGCCAACTATATTTGACTGACAAGCTTGTCAGTTAG